A stretch of Arthrobacter sp. NEB 688 DNA encodes these proteins:
- a CDS encoding plasmid replication, integration and excision activator, whose product MAMQRRIKVAHHEVFPAGAFLKGSVEPVADFNASPREDGTRPQQVDKDTGLPLWQATVLDADEEASRKDTAVSVKFAAKQQPVPPENKSGMPWTPVEFVGLTALGWIDDSGPRPRLSWSFRAEGMVAPGATLKAAS is encoded by the coding sequence ATGGCGATGCAGCGGCGGATCAAGGTGGCGCACCACGAGGTCTTCCCCGCGGGGGCGTTCCTCAAGGGGTCGGTGGAGCCGGTGGCGGACTTCAACGCCTCACCGCGTGAGGACGGGACGCGGCCCCAGCAGGTCGACAAGGACACCGGGCTCCCCCTGTGGCAGGCGACGGTGCTGGACGCGGATGAGGAGGCGTCGCGGAAGGACACGGCGGTGTCGGTGAAGTTCGCGGCGAAGCAGCAGCCGGTGCCGCCGGAGAACAAGTCGGGGATGCCGTGGACGCCGGTGGAGTTCGTCGGGCTGACGGCGCTGGGGTGGATCGACGACAGCGGCCCTCGCCCGCGGCTGTCCTGGTCGTTCCGGGCGGAGGGGATGGTCGCGCCGGGGGCCACGCTCAAGGCAGCGTCGTGA
- a CDS encoding helix-turn-helix domain-containing protein, with protein sequence MPEVIKARRAALGLSQADLAAQVGLDKRQIRRYEAGDAQPTLSAGRQIAQALGITLDELAGAHSRRVGLSGAWFAAWETWKDGQPVFTAQPVTLRQRGDLIQIQAENRGNVTVAEGGYLWRGELRLWDNEVLMGWYAAEDEGVRSLGTLFFRVHMHGQHMAGRWVGQSHDGPLLTGAASIAKSEDAATSQLRELLEGSAAS encoded by the coding sequence ATGCCAGAGGTGATCAAGGCCCGGCGAGCGGCGCTCGGGCTGAGCCAGGCCGACCTCGCCGCCCAGGTGGGCCTCGACAAGCGGCAGATCCGGCGGTACGAAGCGGGCGACGCCCAGCCGACCCTGTCCGCCGGCCGCCAGATCGCCCAGGCCCTTGGGATCACCCTTGACGAGCTGGCGGGCGCGCACTCACGACGCGTCGGCCTCTCGGGAGCCTGGTTCGCGGCGTGGGAGACCTGGAAGGACGGGCAACCCGTGTTCACCGCCCAGCCGGTGACGCTGCGCCAGCGAGGCGACCTCATCCAGATCCAGGCCGAGAACCGCGGCAACGTCACCGTGGCGGAGGGCGGCTACCTCTGGCGCGGTGAACTCCGGCTCTGGGACAACGAGGTTCTGATGGGTTGGTACGCCGCTGAGGACGAAGGCGTCCGTTCGCTCGGCACGCTGTTCTTCCGCGTGCACATGCACGGCCAGCACATGGCCGGACGGTGGGTGGGCCAGTCCCACGACGGCCCGCTCTTGACAGGGGCCGCATCCATCGCCAAGTCCGAGGACGCCGCCACCTCGCAGCTTCGCGAACTACTCGAAGGGAGCGCAGCCAGTTGA
- the cutA gene encoding divalent-cation tolerance protein CutA, protein MSDVVEVIVTGPPDFMPGLVETLLDERLIACGHLTPIESTYRWQGAIEHASEVRAAMHTTKGRVEALRQRVRGLHTYDVPCILVLPVPRGDCDYLNWVDEETRPAPTRP, encoded by the coding sequence TTGAGCGACGTCGTCGAGGTCATCGTGACTGGCCCTCCAGACTTCATGCCCGGGCTCGTCGAAACGCTTCTCGACGAACGCCTCATCGCGTGCGGACATCTCACTCCCATCGAGTCCACCTATCGCTGGCAAGGCGCGATTGAACACGCCTCCGAGGTTCGCGCCGCCATGCACACCACTAAAGGGCGCGTCGAAGCACTTCGCCAGCGCGTGCGGGGGCTCCACACCTACGACGTCCCATGCATCCTCGTGCTTCCCGTTCCACGTGGGGACTGCGACTACCTCAACTGGGTGGACGAGGAGACGAGACCCGCACCAACTCGGCCGTGA
- a CDS encoding ATP-binding protein, whose translation MIRDLGVVDVDADAVARVLALQESHFLDLKAIEITPVKLGVHVTAFGNAAGGELYVGVDEIDAGQRKWRGFSSVEDANGHVQVLHDLFQGDDTLGIQFLRGPGVPGFVMHLVVEKSRQILTTTDGSIYIRVSAQRLPVKVNSHEEVERLRLDKGLATYEDMPIKDLPIETVSDSLTVTTFVVEAVPVSEAEPWLRSQRLIIDGSPTVAAVLLFADEPQVVLPKRSAIKILRYKSAKAEGHRDQMDGDPITIEGSLTDLIRKAVAKVIEIVEGHTVQTPSGLQPVAYPPETLHEIVTNAVLHRDYSIATDIQIRIFDNRIEVDSPGKFPGHVTESNFLDEQFARNGKVVRLINKFPDPPNKDVGEGLNTAFQKMREIGLKPPQLVEEGNKIVAYIRHERLASYEEQIIEYLQNNDEINNSKARELTGEGSENKMKRTFEKMMEAQQIHRDPSRKGSATTYLLGPPAKTDS comes from the coding sequence ATGATCCGGGATTTGGGCGTCGTCGATGTAGATGCGGACGCCGTTGCTAGGGTCCTCGCCCTTCAAGAATCGCATTTCCTTGATCTGAAGGCGATCGAGATCACTCCAGTGAAGCTCGGGGTGCACGTGACTGCATTTGGAAACGCTGCTGGAGGCGAGTTGTATGTCGGCGTCGACGAGATCGATGCGGGACAGCGCAAGTGGCGTGGCTTTTCAAGCGTAGAGGACGCCAATGGTCATGTGCAGGTCCTGCACGACTTATTCCAGGGGGATGACACACTGGGTATCCAGTTCTTGCGGGGCCCTGGCGTACCTGGATTTGTGATGCACCTTGTTGTGGAGAAGTCGCGTCAGATCCTAACAACAACTGACGGGTCCATATACATCCGAGTCAGCGCCCAGCGGTTGCCAGTTAAGGTGAATTCACACGAAGAAGTCGAGCGTCTCCGTCTGGACAAGGGCTTGGCAACTTACGAGGACATGCCCATAAAGGACCTCCCAATCGAGACTGTTTCCGATTCGCTTACGGTTACAACGTTTGTTGTTGAGGCTGTCCCCGTGTCAGAGGCGGAACCTTGGTTAAGGAGCCAGCGACTAATCATCGATGGATCCCCTACTGTCGCGGCGGTACTGCTGTTCGCTGATGAACCTCAGGTCGTGCTTCCAAAACGATCGGCAATTAAGATCCTGCGCTACAAGTCAGCGAAGGCCGAGGGGCATCGTGATCAGATGGACGGTGACCCGATCACCATCGAGGGATCACTCACCGACCTAATCAGAAAAGCGGTTGCGAAGGTCATAGAAATTGTTGAAGGTCACACAGTGCAAACCCCCTCAGGCCTGCAGCCTGTGGCATATCCGCCAGAGACGTTGCACGAAATCGTCACCAACGCGGTACTTCACCGCGACTACTCAATTGCCACTGACATCCAGATCCGGATCTTTGACAACCGGATTGAGGTTGACAGCCCAGGCAAGTTTCCGGGCCACGTGACCGAAAGCAACTTCCTTGACGAGCAGTTTGCGCGAAATGGAAAAGTTGTGCGGCTTATTAATAAGTTTCCAGATCCACCGAACAAGGATGTTGGAGAAGGCTTGAATACTGCCTTTCAGAAGATGCGAGAGATCGGACTCAAGCCGCCGCAGCTCGTGGAAGAGGGCAATAAGATCGTCGCCTACATTAGGCACGAGCGGTTGGCCTCCTATGAAGAGCAGATTATTGAGTACCTTCAGAACAACGACGAAATCAACAACTCAAAGGCGCGGGAACTCACGGGCGAAGGATCCGAAAATAAGATGAAGAGGACTTTCGAGAAGATGATGGAGGCCCAGCAGATCCACCGGGATCCCAGCCGAAAAGGAAGTGCGACGACCTACCTTCTGGGTCCGCCCGCCAAGACGGACAGCTAG
- a CDS encoding D-alanyl-D-alanine carboxypeptidase: protein MRTVPRPTRLIAATTLGLALVAAPVAPTVAAPLPGAGAGAQTAASAPSLASAYAWTDADLRIQRALANRVTTSAFGTSFSGTVIDASSNVRVWSKNATSEKLPASTTKLVTAHNALTVLGPRWRFRTSVRQGTASDRVVIQSGGDPMLTSSALDRMAATTASTLKARGTRTVKVYVDDDIFPKPSLATGWKSSYVPDSVTPIRALVRDQRDVSDTSADAGTYFASRLKARGISSVRYWGRENVRGGSPTLATSDGWYLSAIVGRMLLDSDNDIAEMLHRQVARGVGEPTTWTGARTAQARTLSRAGLSVGALYDGSGLSRSDRISSLQLATIMDRGVDRSYAALEPMRSTSSLPTAGRTGTLATKYDRFVTSRSRCAVGKVWAKTGTLGDVASMAGYTYGTDGRMKVFAFVVNGRQSTTTLKQSLDMLAATVNGCY from the coding sequence ATGCGCACCGTCCCCCGCCCCACCCGGCTGATCGCCGCCACGACCCTCGGCCTGGCCCTCGTCGCTGCGCCCGTCGCGCCCACCGTCGCGGCGCCCCTCCCCGGCGCCGGCGCCGGAGCCCAGACCGCCGCCTCGGCCCCGTCCCTCGCGAGCGCCTACGCCTGGACCGACGCCGACCTGCGCATCCAGCGGGCCCTGGCCAACCGCGTGACGACCTCCGCGTTCGGCACCTCGTTCTCCGGCACGGTCATCGACGCCTCCTCGAACGTCCGGGTCTGGTCGAAGAACGCGACGTCCGAGAAGCTGCCCGCCTCGACGACCAAGCTCGTGACGGCGCACAACGCGCTGACCGTCCTCGGGCCGCGGTGGCGCTTCCGGACGAGCGTGCGCCAGGGCACGGCCTCGGACCGCGTCGTCATCCAGTCCGGGGGCGACCCGATGCTCACCAGCAGCGCGCTCGACCGGATGGCGGCCACGACGGCGAGCACCCTCAAGGCCCGCGGCACGAGGACGGTCAAGGTGTACGTCGACGACGACATCTTCCCCAAGCCCTCGCTCGCCACCGGGTGGAAGTCGAGCTACGTCCCCGACTCGGTGACGCCGATCCGGGCGCTCGTGCGCGACCAGCGCGACGTGTCCGACACGAGCGCCGACGCCGGCACCTACTTCGCCTCGCGCCTCAAGGCCCGCGGCATCTCGAGCGTGCGGTACTGGGGTCGCGAGAACGTCCGCGGGGGCTCGCCGACCCTCGCCACGAGCGACGGCTGGTACCTCTCGGCGATCGTCGGCCGGATGCTCCTCGACAGCGACAACGACATCGCCGAGATGCTGCACCGGCAGGTCGCTCGCGGCGTCGGCGAGCCGACGACCTGGACCGGCGCCCGCACGGCGCAGGCGCGGACCCTCTCGCGGGCCGGCCTGTCGGTCGGGGCCCTGTACGACGGCTCGGGCCTCTCGCGCTCGGACCGCATCAGCTCCCTGCAGCTGGCGACGATCATGGACCGCGGCGTCGACCGGTCGTACGCAGCGCTGGAGCCGATGCGCAGCACGAGCAGCCTCCCGACCGCCGGCCGCACCGGCACCCTCGCGACGAAGTACGACCGCTTCGTCACGAGCCGCTCGCGCTGCGCGGTCGGCAAGGTCTGGGCCAAGACCGGCACCCTGGGCGACGTCGCGTCGATGGCCGGCTACACCTACGGCACCGACGGCCGGAT